GTTGGATGAACAAGAGCCCTCCCCACATGGCTGAGTAACTATTCTAGGAAGGGAGTACCCAGTATACAACTGGGTACTTTTTAGTAACTGACTCTTCTGAAGACACACTTGGGAAAGATCTGGCCAAAGCAAGGCAATGAGTTTCTAGTgttaatggaaataaaaggcattgtcAGCTTCTCAGGAAATGGGAAGTATTCACTTATAGACCTATTTGCTATGAAAGACtatctcccttctctctcctccaaaGATTATCTATCAAACTGCATTTCGTGATACAACAGAATTTAGAGATTTTTCTAACCAAACTGCCGAAGTCAGTTTTGGCTAGGAATTTTCCAATGATGTTTGTGCAGCTACCCATCAAAAGATTATTTTCTTCCCATTCCTTTCCTCTATATGCTATGTTACCTTAATGTCAGCTTAATTTACAAGCTTGGCCTTGAATAAGAGAACCTTGAACCTGCCCTTGGGACTGAAGTTCTCAAACCACCATCAGACCAAGTATCTTTCTCCCAGAATAAAGTTATCCACTTCTGCTCCATACTAACTGGGTATGAGTTTCTACTacaactacattttttttttttaaatcattgtgcCTGTTTGGTGAAATCTGTGAACTTAATCAAGGACAACCACACATATCAGTTACTAaacgtttaaaatatatttctaaacagAATGGGCCGACTCAGTCACAGTTTCTGCTAATCTCCATAGCAGAGCAACCCACAAGGACACAGACAgcactgatttttttcccataatcAGGGGTGGAAAATATACAACTTGTTTCTGAACCAAAACCACAATTTTAGCAGTTTAACATGTTTCACTGCTACCATGGCCCTGGTAGAAATTATGTaggtatttttcctttaaaaaaaaaaaattaaaaaaatttcctaaaaCACTAAATTATCAATCTGGAATGTAGATTCTGAGCACAAAGCAGCTCAGTTCacactaaaaaataaagaaaaaatttccatcacTGTCTCAGTAGGGCCTGAAAGGGGAGAAGTAATGTGGGGAACCCCTGCTTTGGTAtggagagtcacggccccttgaCCCAGATCGAGATCTGGAATAGCCATAGCTGGTGCTTCTCTCAGGATAAACTCGGATGTAGGAAGTTTCACCCTGAAATtcaaacaaaaagaaggaaaaagtaagagccagaaaaataagtaaatcaaCATGGTGGCCTAACAACAACAGCTAgctattgagcacttaccatggGCCTGGCacagtgctttacatatattatctttttaattcctCACAAAAatgctatgaggtaggtactatccTATTTCTAGGATGAGGAAAATTGAGACTTGAAAGTGGTATCACTGGTCCAAGGTGACAAATAAAGGACAGCCTGGCATGTGAGAAATGctcaaatattagctattattgttaGTAATATCCAAATTAATTTACCCCCAGAATCTAAGAACTGGAAAGGATTTCAGAGGTCATATATGCCAGCTCATATATGCATCTTTGGATAGGCATCCAGGGAGAGCTAGCCTGTATTCAACACTTCCCATGTGTGAGGACCTGGGCTAGATGTTCTAGTTATCCCCATAGTTGAACCTCATGGCAGGTCTTGGAGGggtcgtggtggtggtggtattatTGTGATCATTTCACACATGGAAGAACTGGGGTTCAGCAAGTAGCTTGGCTAAGACATTAATAAGCGTAAGAGCCATGTCCAGGTTGGCTCTCTCTAGACCAGCTGTCCTCAGCCAGCTGCTTTTCACTTTAAGGTATAAAGCCAGATGCTTTTTCCGTAGGTAAACTCAACAACAAGATTTACCTTTACTGAGGCCCTGCTTTGCAGTACCGTTCTGTATCTGTTCCAAACTCAAGTCCTGGAGGACTGTCTGAGCAAAACCATAATTAAGCCATGCAAAGACCAGCCCCCCAGGCCTTAAAACTAGGGAATGACAGGAATTCTAAGAAAAGTAAAAGAGCTCAGAAATTCATATCCCCCAGATATCCCTAAATGCCAAGGCAAGTTAGGACAAGATAActagaaaaatgaatgtcctACTGGTGGTTTGGTCTCTGGTCTCAATGATATCAAAGGGACAGTCACCACTTAAATCAGACTGAGAACCAAAGTAGCAGCCACCTTTTAGAAAGGAAGAACACCAAGAACTAAGCTCATGAGGTGACTAACCACAAGAAAATGTCATGCTGCCTTAGGTTTCAGAAGAGGATCCTGCACTGCTgtgggaaaggaaaaatgaaacccTGACAGCAGTAGCTAAAAAGACTAGGATGATGAGACTGACCTAGAGAACCCAGCCTGGGCCCAGAGGACGAGCAGTCATAACAGTTAGGTTCACAGAGAGACACCACAGATTAAGCCAGTTGTGCACTATCACAGAACAGCTCACATTAGGACAGACTGCACCAGTATTCATTCTCTCAGGGTTAATATTATTACTATGACTGCAGACTTCTCTCTGCTATGATCCTACGGGGCTTAAGCATGGTGAATTCCTTGGCTTTGCCCACTGAAGACAGACCTTTAATGGTACTATAAGGACATTATTAAATGGCAAATGCATGGCCTGTTGCTAGTTCTACTAGGACAGGTTCAGGTGGAGCAACCCAGGTACAACAAGCTCCTCAACAGAAGGTATGGACCCACCTCATGAGAGCGGAATTTGGTGTCATCCAGTTTACGCAGGGCATATTCCATGTCTTCTTTTCTGAGATATTCAACCATCCCCATTCCATCCTTCTGCACATCTGCGTAACAGACATCCCCAGCCTCTCGCATGTGATCCTTCAGGTCCTGCCAGCTGCCTGATGGAGGAAGTCCTaggcacagagagagacagaagaggCCACATGCTTCAGCCAGGTTTACTGTCCCGTCAAGAACCAGTAATGCCTAGAGTCCATTCTCTGTCAATCACCACTTTTAAATCCTGAAGATCCCCATATCAAAAATCTTATTAAGACATGTTGAAACCAGAGAAGAGTAGGAGGCATGAGTGGTAAACCCACCTTGAGAAGTGTATTCCATAATACATTTAGTATCTCTGAAAATTCATAGcctctttttctctgttcttcatgCTTAATACCAAACTCCCAAGACTTTGAGTCCCAAATGATTTAATTATGAAATTTAgcaataccttttatttcttgcctAATATGGGAAATTTGAAACCAGTCAACGAAATAACCCAAGTGTAGTTGAAGGTTACAACATACCAACAACAAAAGTCTAAAAAAAGTTTGTTTCTATGAATGACTGATGAACTAGACAAAGTACCTGTGAAAAGATCACCAACATTCTTCAGACAGTGAGGGGAAAGGTAAGACTCAGATGCTAAAACTAGTTGGGAGTCATACAACCCTACCTGATGTCATGAAAGGGAAATGTGCTCCTGCTCTCAAAGGCTGTATTTACTGTTCACAGCTCAGGACTGCAGCCATTTCCTAATAGATTTCTAAGCAGGATTTCAGAGCagcatgaagagaaaaaaaaatatgtatgacaTCCTGAAGGAGGGAACAGAGTTCTggggttaaaaaaaattacaaagggaCACAAAATAGGCAAATACTGAGAGTATCACTCTTAAGCACCATGGGAATCTACTGTGATTGGTTTTTTAAGAGTGATATTCATATCTAAAAAGGAGCTAGATTCCTCAATACGGTTCACTCTACCAGGGTCCTAAAAATTCACCCAGTGATGTACAGGCCTTTACCAGTGTGTTGATATTTCGAAAAGATGCATAAAGTTATTAGTACTAGGCATTTCATTCTATACTTTGCAATGAAACCCCCAAGACTCCAAgttggtttttctctctctctctctttttttaataattttaccaGAACCCCAAAATCGGGCCTTTTTCAGGATCCAAGATTGTTCAAATCTAGGTCCTGAAATGTCTTTCTTGCAAGTCTCTATTTTCAAGGTACAATCCAAAAGAAAGTCTCTTCTCACCACTAGAAAACTCTTATAAAGCATGTTTACGTTCTATCAAGGCTGTACCACCAGGGTGACTTCATTTTCAGGATCCCTTCCTCAATGGCAAGACAGGGCAAGGCTTCAGACTGTCACTTACTGTGTATAGTCTACTGGAAAGAAAGCCCCACTTATTCTATGCACTAAAGAATAAAAGCTAACATTTCTTGGAGGCCAGACTCTGCTCTGAATGTCTTACATACATCGTCTCAGTCTGAAAGGAACATACCTGAAACAAGAACTCGGAAATCCGATCTTCTTGTAGGAGGCCCATTCCTCCCAGCACGGGGCCACCCACCCCGACCTCCATAAGTCCTGGGGAACTCCACACGAAGCCGACACTGGCCATAATCATAACCATTCCTTCCATAAACTGCATCTTCAGCATCTCTGCAAAGAAAAGTTTGGAGTTACTGCTGATCAAGAGGCTGATTTCTCAGTGAGGGGACTGAGCAATAAGTACAAGAAGGAATCCcagagtgaaataaaacaaaaacgcAGCATCCTGATGTGTTACTGCTCTGGTCTGAAGACCTTTCATGATACTGGAATTAAAGTTAATGACTGTAACACACAGGGCTTTCTAGGTATGATACAATACTAAAAGGTGAATAGGTTACTTATAAAAAAGgctggtaggaacatgttggaagcaacatatttattttaggttgtttttcttattcctttgttttggttttgtttgaaaattttttttattgtttgtttttaaattttttgataaagttaaaaaaaggctaattcagaaaaaaaaaattattaatagaaGAGTTCACCAATAAGTCAGCGTTTCTCTAACTTTGGTGAAGTTTCTTAAAATGCACACCATACACTAGCCCCTTAATATTCTCCCACAAGGCCTAGTTTATACCATGAAGTCTACAGAAATCAAAATCCCTTTAAAAAAGTAaccacaatatagacaaccctttttaggttctaatgaattgaggtagctggtggtagatacctgaaactatcaaacgacaacccagaacccatgaatcttgaagacgactgtataaaaatgtagcttatgaggggtgacaatgtgattgggaaagccatatggaccacactcccctttgtctagtttatggatggatgagtagaaaaatgggggaaggaaacaaacaaacaaacaaaggcactcagtgttcttttttactttaattgccctttttcactttaattattattcttgttatttttgtgtgtttggtaatgaaggtgtcagggactgattttggggataaatgtacaactatgatggtactgtgaacaatcaaatgtacgatttgttttgtatgactgcatggtatgtgaatatatctcaataaaatgaattaaaaaaaagtaagcaaaCAGTACATTTAAagattgttaaaatggcaatttttaaaaaaacaagaaaaggctGGAAAGACAGTTTTATAAGGAATTTGGAACTCTCAAGTATACCTTTTCTACAGGATGGGAGAattaaaattgtcaaaatcaCTCTCTGGGTGACGAGGTATTTTGGAGTTCTACATACtgtttttgtattattcttgcaactttcctgtaagttgttacttgaaaacaaaaaatgggggggggggacaaaacaGTCTCTGGCAACAATTTCACCAAAGGAGGTAAATAATAAAGCTACTTTGTCTTTTTCCTAGGACTCTGAGAGAGTTAGGAATGCCAAGTTGATTCTACAGTATTGAATGGGGGGAAAGAATGGGCTCAGGACTTAGGTGGAGAAGCAGAACCAAAGATCTGCTAATGAGGGTATCATATAGTGTCACAAAAACATAATCCCTTATCAAGATTCTAGTCACAAGGCTAAAAGCAACAAGGACCACATCCAGTGCAACCCTGGCTATATTTATAatgcagtgggggggggggggcagaactGCTAAGGGTTAAGAGCAGAGTAAATACCAACTAATCTGAGTTTGAATCGTTCTTCTATTTACTAGTGGCTGTCTCTGGGTAGGTTTTTACATCTCTAAATGTTAATAGTACATCTATCTTACagggttattgtaaggattaaaaaaGATACTATGTGCACAGGGCTTTCCTCAAAATTTGGCACCTAGCAATATCGTAAGATAGCTTTTCTATTATGAATGGAATGAGGGAATTATAGACAATGTAGTATATCATACAGTAAGTTTGTTTTTTAAGGGAAGGACAGCTGGATTCAAATCCTACCTTGATCACTTACTAGTTTAACTTTTATCAACAACTTTATGATCCCCTGttgccttatctgtaaaatgtggttAATTAACAGTACCTACCTCTGTTGTTGAAAAAGCTAAATAATACACAGCATGGTACTTGACATATAGCAACTGTTCAAAAAACACATTGGCATTGTTACTATTTAACAGAAGTTCAACCTTCTAAAGTTTAGGTATAAAAAATGCCTAGTTCCACTTCTGAGGCAAAGGCCAAGACACTAGGAATGAGCTCTGTCAGTCTTGGGCTATCACAGCCTCAGGGTGCTTCCTACCTCCCCTTCCTCACGTGCTCTCCAAGTCCAAAACTTCCATAACAGGCAGGCAAGACACTCAATTGCAGACACTACTAATGCAGACTGCTTAAAGAGTTCCTGAGACAACGCTGGAACACAACAAGCCTGTTCCCATTTACCCCGAGCGGAGAGACCACAACAGCAGAGTAGCTTCTAAGAACTACCAATCGCAGTTGTGAAAGTTCATAGGCCTTTTCCGGCCTAAGGGCCGACAACGTTGGCAAATCACAAAGACCCCTTTGAATCATTAGGGGTTTAGAACTTCCAAATCCCAAGGGCCGGTGTGCATCTAGCGGTGTCTCCACTCATTAGAGGAGGGGAATAAAATCGGTGACCCCTTCAGactgttttaaaagtttttccaaATCCCTGATCCCTTTCTTAGGACTAGCTCCTAACCTCGTGGGGCGGAGGGGTTGGGTGGGGCACGCGGAAGGAATTCTGTACCATCACAGAGACCCCTTTACGATCCCCAAAGGCATCCACATCCGGCAGTCTGTTCCCCTCTAACGGTGAGTTCTGGCCGTGTGGGGGTGGCAAGGGGTGCCACCGGCGGTATCTGCTCGTTTCCGAGTCCTCCCCGGCCCGTTTAGGGGCCCAGCTTTCCAAGCCGTGGAGCCGCTTCTCCTCTTAAGGGTGCCTCCCCAGCTGCGGGAAGTGTAATTTGTACCATCCCTGAGGCCGCTTTGGGCCATCTAAAGGCCCAGCTTTTGTGTTTTTAAGTAAAGTTgaacagcaataataataaaggaaGTGACGGAGCCAAGGCCGGCCTGAAGCCTGTGGTGAGCGGGAGCCTCATCCCCACCCGGGGGCGCCGTGAGGGGTCTGCGCCGaggagggggggaggggagaagggggagggaaggagggaaccGCGGCCTCAGGCCCCGCGGGCGGAATGGGAACCTCACCGGGGGTCCTCGAAACGCACGAAGGCGAAGGGCACGAGGCCGTGCCGGTTCTTGAGCTCGATCTCGCGGATGCGGCCGTACTTGTAGAACAAGTCCTCCAGGTCCTTCTCGCGCACGTCAGTCGGAAGGTTTCCCACGTAGATGCGCCCGTCGCCCTCGCCGCCGCGCTCGTCCGCCCAGCCCGACATCCGCACCTCCCGACGCCGCGGGTCCGCCGCAGCCCACGtcgccgccgccaccgcctccGCCGCAGCCCGGGTCCCCCGCAGCGCCTCCGCGGACTCAGAGGCGCTCAGTCGCACTGCATTGTGGGAACGTCGAGCGGAAGCGAAGGGGTCGGAGGAAGCAAAGGGAATCGTCTTAAAGGGGACGCGAGTGCGACGTCTGCGCTTGCGCGCGGGCTGGCGCCCCCTATGGGAGCTGGCTGTCGCCGCGAGATGAAGGGGAGAGCGTGAAGACCGGGCATTTGGCTTCAGTTCCCGAACTCAGTCTATTCTCTGGCGGTGCGTACTTCGGCGAGTGACGTGggctctttgagcctcagtgtccCTCAGTAGCGCTGCCTGCCTCACAGGCTTTTGTGAGCATTCACTGAGGTGACGCGGTAGCGGCCTCAGCCGGCCCTGCGGGCTGTTATTTTGAGAGAGGGGAGCCCCAGGGAAGGAATCAGCCCGGGCCGCTGGCTGACCCCGTAGCGGCTCGGACGAGTCCCCAacggctgggctgggctggactgTCGCGGCCCTAGGTCTCAGGTCAGTAGTCCTCTGGGGCCATGCTTTCGGGTTTTACAATTTATTAGGTCTGCCTGTAAGCCTGAGATGGATTGGACTTGGAGTTTATCAGAGACGGGGAGGGAGTAAAACAATCATAATATCATTATGGAATGCTTCCCACAATTTGTGCTTTTACTCCTCCCCTCGGATGTAGGGATCCTTATATTATTACGGGGGAGAAAACCGGCGTCTTATAGTATGGGGGGGCTAGGGGCTAGGATTCGAACCTAGAGCCATTCTCCAAAGCTATGGGTTGAGCCCCTCAGAAACTCGGGCAGCCTGGAGATCTCGGATATATGTCCACAAACGAAAGACCCTCACCTTGGCGCCTTTCCACATTCGCATCCCATATTGCAGGAGCATTGAATTTGGCATGTTTATAAAATTAGTTGTTGCATCGAAAGTCTTAATCTAAAGATTTTTCATATTAACTTTATATTAGTATGTAACCTTGTGGACTGCTGGATGGATAGATATATGGTAAAGCAGATACAGCAGAATGTTGACTGTAAGATCGAGGTGGTGGGTGTATAGGTGTTCACTGTACCCTTCTTTCAACCTCTctgaatgtttgaaaatttttgtaataaaatgtcaaagaagaaatgaaacttgTTAAAAACAAATCCCATTAATGCTAACAATAGCAAGGGAATAAAAACCAAACATTTAATCAGAATTTAGTTGATTTCTAGTTAAACCACCTCTGAgcctttaaaaatcaaaacaaacaaaaaagtaggCACCTGGACATAATTACTGAGTGTGAATAGTTATAACTTATGTATAAGGAAGTTCATCATTGCAttctttacaattaaaaaaattaaactcctGACAATAAGGGTGTGATTAAACACTTTAATAACATGGAAATGTTACACAATTATTAAATCATGTTTTGAAGGATATTAAAGGCATGCTAATTTAATTAtgatataaaatgaatttttaaatggtgTTTGACATATACACGTAGATGTATAAGTGTATATTCTGAAGGAATCTATTAAACTGGCTGACACCAGATGTCTCTAAAGAATGGCATTTTGTAAACTTTCACTTTGGATGTCTTACATTGCTGTAAAGTTGAAGATTGTTACTGTAactgtttcatttttatatgctgaaaagataaaaaaggaaatacatttttattcaatattatCACAGTTCTGTACAGAGAATGgagataaatacacacacaccatatatatgtgtgtgtgtatatatttacatacatatatatatatatatatatgtatctcatGTAACAAAAAAAAGCATAGATCCgacaacagaatatacattcttcgcAAGTGCGCATGGAACATTGTCCTGGATAGACCATGTTAGGCCATAAAATGTGTCAATAAATTGTAAAAGCTCAAAGTCATACAaactattttctctttaattatgcCTACATTAAAGAAGAATGATCACAAATCAAGAAACCTAACCTTCCACCTtaacaaactagaaaaagaagagcaaacccaaagccagcagaaggaaggaaataaagtttagagTGGAGAGAGgtgaaataggaaaataatagaatcaatgaaatcaaaaattagttctttgaaaagagcagtaaaattgacaaacttttaatCAGACTgaccaagaacaaaagaaaactcaatttacTAAGGTCAGCAATAAAATGGGAACATTACTACTGTTTATaggaataaaaaaggattataagaaaatactataaacaattatatgccaacaaattagataatctagacgaaatggataaattcctagaagtaaactgccaaaactgactcaagaagaattagaataTCTAATAGGCCTATAGcagaatcagtaatcaaaaatcttccaaaaacAAAAAGGTCCAGGATGAGATGGTTTTGCTGGTGATTCTGTCAAACACTTAAAAATTATCAGTCTTTCTCaaactctgccaaaaaaaaaaaaaaaaaaaagacgaggAAATGCTTCCTAACTTGTTCTAAAAGGCCCGTATTACCATAATACCAAAGACAgcccaagaaaggaaaactacagaccagtatcctTAACAAGTATACatacaaaattcctcaacaaaatgccAGGAAACTGAATCTAGCAGCATAATAAAAGGATTATTGTACTCCATGACTAAATAATTCCGATACAaagtatatacccaggagaattgaaaacaaaaaatcgtacacagatgtttatagcagcattttccacaatggccaaaaagtggaaacaaccaagaTATCtattaactaatgaatggataaacaaaatatggcatatccttacaaagggatattattcagccataaataggagtgatacatgctacagcagggaaccttgaaagcattatgttatgTGAAAGAAACTAGCTACAAAAGGCCACATGTTATAGGATTACTGTCTTGAATAGGCAAATGCATAGACATTGAAAGCAAATGAGTGGTTGTCAGGGACTGGGTAAAGGGGTAATGGGGTGACTGCTTGATGGGTATAGGGTTCCTTTTTGggttgaagaaaatgttctataattatATAGTCGTGATGGTTGTACAGCATTGAGAATGTGCTGgaagtcactgaattatacactttaaaatagttaaaatggtgaatttcatgttatgtgaattttacctcaatgaaaaagaaatgatttcattttaaaaaaaaagcataggtggaaataacctaaatgtttgTGGGGATTATCTCTTGATGGCAATGATTCCTGTatttatgctttctgtatttattaaatTGTCTGCAGTTAGCATGTACTACTTTTATAAATGGAGCAAAACGTAGTAAATTATGAAACAAAACTCCAAATTGTCTATTGTGTTCTGGATTATGTAAACTTTCTAGCTGTTTTCTTCTGGGCTTTAGAAGGCAGGCAGGAAAGAGCCCTGGCCAAATATATTGACTCTAAGTATGCAACCTTTTAGGAGCTTACATAGCCTAACAACATCCTAAAGTCCTGTCGTTTGGGTAGGTGTTCTTATTTAAGTgtattaagaacaccctctgagTCTTACCACTACTACATGATTGTTGTTTCAAAAGACACTTTTTGAAAATGTCCTTTTAAAGATAACTGGGCTGTCTCCTAAGGAGAGAGGTGGAGTCAGCTAAGTGACCTAATAGAACTCTAGGTGGAAGACTGCTTGCAAATAATGATTCAGCTTGTATTGTGCAAAGTACTGCAGCTTGAAATCCCCAAAGAGGCTCAGTTCCCTAGCCCAGAAAACACTGTGCCCAGATGTGGGGATGTGGCAAGTACAAGCCTTCCTGGATTCGAAGAAGCACAACTCAATTATTGGGAGGCATTCATGACCATCCATGGAACCCAAAGATGGTCTTTGTTCCTTACAAGCCCAGGTTTGAACACAAATGAGGCCAAAATTGTGGCTTCATGCTCACAtggcttccttctcttccaaggCCACAGACCCTAGGCAGGGAGACCCTTTTGAGCTTCTACACCGAGTACATACTTTAATTTAGACCTGCACACAGTCCGGAGCATGCTATAAAAGGACACCTCTGTCCTCAAGGTGCTATTCCAACAGTCATTTAGAATACAGTTGTGATATGGGGAAGCTACCACAGACACCACATTAGAGAGCCACCTAATCCATCTAGATTCCAGTGAGGGCTTCCTGGAGATGGTGTGAGTCTAGATCAGCACAGTACAACAGAAACATTAACATGAGCTACATTCATAGCTTTAAATTCTCttgtagccacattaaaaaagtaaaaaagaaacagagaaaaataatgtttataatattttcttttaacccaatatatcaaaaatactatcatctcccctcccct
This window of the Choloepus didactylus isolate mChoDid1 chromosome 23, mChoDid1.pri, whole genome shotgun sequence genome carries:
- the SRSF9 gene encoding serine/arginine-rich splicing factor 9 — protein: MSGWADERGGEGDGRIYVGNLPTDVREKDLEDLFYKYGRIREIELKNRHGLVPFAFVRFEDPRDAEDAVYGRNGYDYGQCRLRVEFPRTYGGRGGWPRAGRNGPPTRRSDFRVLVSGLPPSGSWQDLKDHMREAGDVCYADVQKDGMGMVEYLRKEDMEYALRKLDDTKFRSHEGETSYIRVYPERSTSYGYSRSRSGSRGRDSPYQSRGSPHYFSPFRPY